A region of Aliivibrio fischeri DNA encodes the following proteins:
- a CDS encoding ParA family protein, with translation MGKIISIANQKGGVGKTTTAVNLAASMAATHRKVLLIDLDAQGNATMASGVDKYDVDATAYELLVDEVPFDKVVIEETSGGYDLIAANGDVTAAEIKLMEVFAREVRLRNMIYPIRGNYDFIFIDCPPALNLLTINAMAASDSVLVPMQCEYYALEGLTALIDTIGKLAAVVNADLKIEGLLRTMFDPRNRLANDVSDQLKKHFGEKVYRTVIPRNVRLAEAPSHGKPAMYYDKYSNGAKAYLALAGEIIRRDEMEKERETEIHE, from the coding sequence GTGGGAAAAATTATCTCTATTGCGAACCAGAAAGGTGGCGTAGGTAAAACAACAACAGCGGTGAATCTTGCAGCATCAATGGCTGCAACACATCGAAAGGTCTTATTAATTGACCTTGATGCCCAAGGCAATGCAACCATGGCCAGTGGTGTTGATAAATATGATGTGGATGCAACCGCTTACGAGTTGTTGGTTGACGAAGTGCCTTTTGACAAAGTTGTGATAGAGGAAACCTCTGGTGGCTATGATTTAATTGCTGCCAATGGTGACGTTACTGCTGCTGAAATCAAATTAATGGAAGTGTTTGCGCGAGAAGTTCGCTTGCGCAACATGATCTACCCAATTCGTGGTAACTATGATTTCATCTTTATCGATTGCCCTCCCGCTCTAAATCTCCTTACAATTAACGCCATGGCAGCATCTGATTCTGTATTAGTTCCTATGCAATGTGAGTATTACGCACTTGAAGGACTAACGGCTTTAATTGATACCATAGGTAAATTAGCCGCTGTAGTGAATGCTGATTTAAAGATCGAAGGGTTGCTTAGAACCATGTTTGATCCTCGTAATCGCTTAGCGAATGATGTATCTGATCAATTGAAAAAACATTTTGGTGAAAAAGTGTATCGCACTGTGATCCCTCGAAATGTTCGCCTAGCAGAAGCGCCTAGTCATGGTAAACCTGCAATGTATTATGATAAATACTCAAATGGTGCAAAGGCTTATTTAGCCCTTGCCGGAGAGATAATTCGCCGTGACGAAATGGAAAAAGAAAGGGAAACAGAAATTCATGAGTAA
- the rsmG gene encoding 16S rRNA (guanine(527)-N(7))-methyltransferase RsmG: MTDLSQQFDRLIAQTDLNVSELQKEQLLGYVALLHKWNKAYNLTSVRNPSEMVIKHILDSIVVSPKLSGERFIDVGTGPGLPGIPLAIMNPEKSFTLLDSLGKRIRFIKQVIHELKITNVTPIQSRVEEFQPEEKFDAVLSRAFASMTDMVNWCHHLPKEEDGVFLALKGIYSEEEANDLPEWCSVKNVATLIVPELEGERHLVTLAGKK; encoded by the coding sequence GTGACCGATTTATCTCAACAATTCGACCGTTTAATTGCTCAAACTGACTTAAATGTCTCTGAATTGCAAAAAGAACAACTCCTTGGTTATGTTGCACTACTCCACAAGTGGAATAAAGCGTATAACTTAACCTCAGTGAGAAACCCAAGTGAAATGGTTATTAAGCACATTTTGGACAGCATTGTAGTTAGTCCAAAATTATCTGGTGAACGTTTTATTGATGTTGGTACAGGTCCTGGGTTACCAGGTATCCCATTAGCTATCATGAATCCAGAGAAATCATTTACACTATTGGATAGTTTAGGAAAGCGAATTCGCTTTATTAAACAAGTTATTCATGAGCTAAAAATCACCAACGTAACACCAATTCAAAGCCGTGTTGAAGAGTTTCAACCTGAAGAAAAGTTTGATGCAGTCCTAAGTCGTGCATTTGCATCAATGACAGACATGGTGAATTGGTGTCATCATCTACCGAAAGAAGAAGATGGTGTATTTTTAGCATTAAAAGGTATTTATTCAGAAGAAGAAGCGAATGATCTTCCTGAATGGTGCTCTGTTAAAAATGTAGCGACATTGATCGTTCCGGAGTTAGAGGGTGAAAGACATTTAGTCACCTTAGCCGGAAAAAAATAA